A genomic segment from Frateuria edaphi encodes:
- a CDS encoding NnrU family protein: MQLMIYGLFVFLGVHVVPLVFPRWRRRQIDRFGERAWKGMFAVVALAGLVLTCIGFGQARRLPLALYTPPLSMDHLNALFTLVAFVLVAAAYVPRNHIKAALGQPMLLGVVVWASGHLLATGLLHDVVLFGAFLSWALPVAVWLRQRDRLEGVDYPAGTLRGDAIAVVIGVAAWAVFAFWLHRWLIGVDPMAGMH, from the coding sequence ATGCAGCTGATGATCTACGGCCTGTTCGTCTTTCTTGGCGTCCATGTGGTGCCGCTGGTCTTTCCGCGCTGGCGCCGTCGGCAGATCGACCGGTTTGGCGAACGGGCCTGGAAAGGCATGTTCGCAGTGGTGGCGCTGGCCGGCCTGGTGCTGACCTGCATCGGTTTCGGCCAGGCGAGGCGGCTACCGTTGGCGCTGTACACGCCACCGCTGTCGATGGATCACCTCAACGCGCTGTTCACCCTGGTCGCCTTCGTGCTGGTCGCGGCCGCGTACGTGCCGCGCAATCACATCAAGGCGGCGCTCGGCCAGCCGATGCTGCTGGGCGTGGTGGTCTGGGCGTCCGGGCACCTGCTGGCCACCGGCCTGCTGCATGACGTGGTGCTGTTCGGCGCATTCCTGTCCTGGGCGCTGCCGGTGGCCGTCTGGTTGCGCCAGCGCGATCGGCTCGAAGGTGTCGACTATCCCGCCGGCACGCTGCGTGGCGATGCGATCGCGGTGGTGATCGGCGTGGCCGCGTGGGCCGTGTTCGCGTTCTGGCTGCACCGCTGGCTGATTGGCGTCGACCCGATGGCCGGCATGCACTGA
- a CDS encoding lipocalin family protein has protein sequence MQLHTGRRSSQRPARAAVTAARGVEAVPWVDLERYIGRWHGVAWLPLPFQRRCMGELTLEYAPRDDGLVAVVSACRGEDGRLSETHGVLRQPEPLREPARLQLRFAPAWLDRLRFVWNEHWVIGLDRDYRWAVVGEPRRRYLWILGREPRMDYQLLEELKAIPRRMGYDLAPRLVSRQRSD, from the coding sequence ATGCAACTGCACACAGGCAGGCGATCGTCCCAACGTCCGGCGCGCGCCGCCGTCACCGCGGCACGTGGCGTCGAGGCGGTGCCGTGGGTGGACCTGGAGCGCTACATCGGGCGCTGGCACGGCGTGGCCTGGTTGCCGCTACCGTTCCAGCGTCGCTGCATGGGCGAACTCACGCTGGAATACGCACCGCGCGACGACGGCCTGGTCGCGGTGGTCAGCGCCTGTCGTGGCGAGGACGGCAGGTTGAGCGAAACCCATGGCGTGTTGCGCCAGCCCGAGCCACTGCGCGAACCGGCCAGGCTGCAGTTGCGCTTTGCCCCGGCGTGGCTGGATCGGCTGCGCTTCGTGTGGAACGAGCACTGGGTGATCGGCCTCGACCGCGATTATCGCTGGGCGGTGGTAGGCGAGCCACGGCGGCGCTACCTGTGGATCCTCGGCCGCGAACCGCGCATGGACTACCAATTGCTGGAAGAGCTCAAGGCGATTCCGCGCCGCATGGGCTACGACCTGGCGCCACGGCTCGTCTCGCGCCAGCGGTCCGACTGA
- a CDS encoding YchJ family protein, whose protein sequence is MRAVDTLTPCPCGNAAGYAHCCGPLHEGTPAPTAEALMRSRYSAYVLKREDYLLATWHPSTRPAHLKLAAQQPAPSWLGLSVRRHDDGGPEAVVEFVARLRYGGGRAQRLHEVSRFLREDGRWYYLDGEILA, encoded by the coding sequence GTGCGCGCCGTCGACACTCTCACCCCGTGCCCTTGCGGCAACGCCGCCGGTTACGCGCACTGTTGCGGGCCGCTGCACGAAGGCACTCCCGCGCCGACCGCCGAGGCGCTGATGCGCTCGCGCTACAGCGCCTACGTGCTCAAGCGCGAGGACTACCTGCTGGCCACCTGGCATCCGAGTACGCGCCCCGCCCACCTCAAGCTCGCTGCGCAGCAGCCGGCGCCGAGCTGGCTCGGGTTGTCGGTCAGGCGCCACGACGATGGCGGGCCGGAGGCCGTGGTCGAATTCGTTGCCCGCCTGCGCTATGGCGGCGGGCGCGCGCAACGCCTGCACGAGGTGAGCCGGTTCCTGCGCGAGGATGGGCGCTGGTACTACCTGGACGGCGAGATCCTCGCCTAG
- a CDS encoding NRDE family protein, with protein sequence MCLIAFAWNVHPRWRLVLAGNRDEYHARPSAPLARWDDMPVIAGRDLEAGGTWLGVSTGGRCGVVTNVRDPRVPQAGLSRGLLVTDWLRGQPDATAHARALGETAAGYRPFNLLTFDAHAAFYLGNRPAPRVQAVTPGVHGLSNADFNTPWPKTRQLMARLQAWLDEGMEDAAPLFEALADERPAPDEQLPDTGIGRERERSLSAAFIRGSVYGTRASTVVLIDHAGGGRIIERRFGPDGRPDGQSDMAW encoded by the coding sequence ATGTGCCTGATCGCCTTCGCCTGGAACGTCCACCCACGCTGGCGGCTGGTGCTGGCGGGCAATCGCGACGAGTACCACGCGCGCCCGAGCGCCCCGCTGGCCCGCTGGGACGACATGCCGGTGATCGCCGGGCGTGACCTGGAGGCGGGCGGCACCTGGCTCGGCGTGAGCACGGGCGGGCGCTGCGGCGTGGTCACCAACGTGCGCGATCCGCGTGTGCCGCAGGCCGGGCTTTCGCGTGGCCTGCTGGTGACCGACTGGCTGCGCGGCCAGCCCGACGCCACCGCGCACGCGCGGGCATTGGGCGAGACGGCGGCCGGCTATCGCCCGTTCAACCTGCTCACCTTCGACGCGCACGCCGCCTTCTATCTCGGCAACCGGCCCGCGCCGCGCGTGCAGGCGGTGACGCCCGGCGTGCATGGGCTGTCCAACGCCGACTTCAACACGCCCTGGCCGAAGACGCGCCAGTTGATGGCGCGACTGCAGGCCTGGCTGGACGAAGGCATGGAGGACGCCGCGCCGCTGTTCGAGGCGTTGGCGGACGAACGACCGGCGCCCGATGAGCAACTGCCCGACACGGGCATCGGCCGCGAGCGCGAACGCTCGCTCTCGGCCGCCTTCATCCGCGGGTCGGTCTATGGCACCCGCGCCAGCACGGTGGTGCTCATCGACCACGCGGGTGGCGGACGGATCATCGAGCGACGATTCGGGCCGGACGGACGTCCGGACGGCCAAAGCGACATGGCTTGGTAA
- a CDS encoding TonB-dependent receptor plug domain-containing protein, with protein sequence MKANKLATALALLLTPLGSVYAQTTPPADTPVPAPPPQDQQQANPQQAQQLQTITVTGSAIPRIDVETPSPVTVITAAQIERSGLKTVSDVVRAISADNSGSIPTAFTAGFAAGSAGVALRGLTVNSTLVLIDGRRSTNYPLADDGQRTFVDLNTIPVNAIERIDVLKDGASSLYGADAIAGVVNIILKQNYKGLEGTAEIGTSERGGGTTRRITLLFGGGDLQKNGWNAYGGIEAQKDDRIWARDRDYPYNTTDLSPGGGSDLNWGQPGFNTGSIWGMVQPAVPGVPGPGGQQTGTAVDGALWQPLRPCGPGSTLVTNELGSGCEQNQIADYIDLAPKQERAGVYGRLTVKVGDNSEAYVSGSYYHNKVEAAATPPQIRAGTPVNTRSIVLPATLPDGSDNPNNPFPNQPALITYAFGDIPGGAKTVNDNVRLVGGIHGIWGEWNYDSALVLNHSSLDVNNYGFLNYAALISAVNNGTYNFIDPTQNSPELLAQLAPVLHKKSTTDLQSLDFHLTRLLADLPGGSLGLATGIDLRREKQSDPDLNPGLSAQGLGVAHTFGKRTVKGVYVELDAPFLESLEVDVSGRYDKYSDFGSNFSPKVGFKWKPIESLAIRGTWSKGFRAPSFAENGSSESEGFATYNLPDDYVAAHGSDAYTRPYGLAFDTIGNPDIQPEKSKSWTFGVLWQPTEQFSASVDYYDIKKTGVIGQFDPQAVLDAYFAGQPLPPGSAIIPDVPDPEHPTLLPKPVVVQAPYVNQNALQTKGVDLDLVGNFDFGGNLKLRSEFSATRIFEWNLTLQDGTVQRFVGTHGVYAVSSGAGTPRDRATWSNSFMFGPATLTGTLYYTSGISMESPDAGEGCISTDDNGDPFPPSCHVGAWTQFDLTGNYDFNDHFSVYASVLNAFDRRAPFDPANYAGINYNPTWSQMGMVGRFYTVGVKYKM encoded by the coding sequence ATGAAAGCGAACAAGCTCGCTACGGCGTTGGCTTTGCTGCTGACGCCCCTGGGTTCCGTTTACGCACAGACCACCCCGCCTGCCGACACGCCGGTGCCCGCGCCACCGCCGCAGGACCAACAGCAGGCCAACCCCCAACAGGCGCAGCAGCTGCAGACGATCACCGTCACCGGCTCGGCGATCCCGCGCATCGACGTGGAGACGCCCTCGCCGGTCACCGTGATCACTGCGGCGCAGATCGAACGCAGCGGCCTGAAGACCGTCAGCGACGTGGTGCGTGCGATCTCGGCCGACAACAGCGGTTCGATCCCGACCGCCTTCACCGCGGGCTTTGCCGCCGGTTCGGCCGGCGTCGCCCTGCGTGGCCTGACGGTCAACTCGACGCTGGTGCTGATCGACGGCCGCCGCTCGACCAACTACCCGCTGGCCGATGACGGCCAGCGAACCTTCGTCGACCTCAACACGATCCCGGTCAACGCGATCGAGCGCATCGACGTGCTGAAGGACGGCGCCTCCTCGCTGTACGGCGCCGATGCCATCGCCGGCGTCGTCAACATCATCCTCAAGCAGAACTACAAGGGACTGGAGGGAACCGCCGAGATCGGCACGTCCGAGCGCGGCGGCGGCACCACCCGGCGCATCACCCTGTTGTTCGGCGGGGGCGACCTGCAGAAGAACGGATGGAACGCTTACGGCGGCATCGAAGCGCAGAAGGACGACCGCATCTGGGCACGCGACCGCGATTATCCCTACAACACCACGGACCTCAGCCCCGGCGGCGGCAGCGACCTCAACTGGGGCCAGCCCGGGTTCAACACCGGATCGATCTGGGGCATGGTGCAGCCGGCCGTCCCGGGCGTTCCCGGCCCCGGCGGCCAGCAGACCGGCACCGCGGTCGACGGTGCGTTGTGGCAGCCATTGCGTCCGTGCGGACCGGGCTCGACGCTCGTGACCAACGAGCTGGGCAGCGGTTGCGAACAGAACCAGATCGCCGACTACATCGACCTGGCGCCCAAGCAGGAGCGCGCCGGCGTCTACGGCCGGTTGACCGTGAAGGTGGGCGACAACAGCGAGGCCTACGTCAGCGGCAGCTACTACCACAACAAGGTGGAGGCCGCCGCCACGCCGCCGCAGATTCGCGCCGGCACGCCGGTCAACACCCGTTCGATCGTGCTGCCGGCAACCTTGCCCGACGGATCGGACAACCCGAACAACCCGTTCCCCAACCAGCCCGCGCTGATCACCTACGCCTTCGGCGACATCCCGGGCGGGGCGAAGACCGTCAACGACAACGTGCGCCTGGTCGGCGGCATCCACGGCATCTGGGGCGAGTGGAACTACGACAGCGCACTGGTGCTCAACCACAGCTCGCTGGACGTCAACAACTATGGCTTCCTCAACTACGCCGCGCTGATCAGTGCCGTCAACAACGGCACCTACAACTTCATCGACCCGACGCAGAACTCGCCCGAGCTGCTGGCCCAGCTCGCGCCGGTGCTGCACAAGAAGTCGACCACGGACCTGCAGTCGCTGGACTTCCACCTCACGCGCCTGCTGGCGGATCTGCCCGGTGGTTCGCTGGGCCTGGCCACCGGCATCGACCTGCGGCGCGAGAAGCAGTCCGATCCCGACCTCAATCCGGGCCTGTCGGCACAAGGCCTGGGCGTGGCGCACACGTTCGGCAAGCGCACGGTGAAGGGCGTCTACGTCGAGCTGGATGCGCCGTTCCTGGAGTCGCTGGAAGTGGACGTGTCCGGCCGCTACGACAAGTACTCGGACTTCGGAAGCAACTTCTCGCCGAAGGTGGGCTTCAAGTGGAAGCCGATCGAATCGCTGGCGATCCGCGGCACCTGGTCCAAGGGCTTCCGCGCACCGAGCTTTGCCGAAAACGGTTCGAGCGAATCGGAGGGCTTCGCCACTTACAACCTGCCCGACGACTACGTGGCGGCCCACGGCAGCGACGCCTACACCCGCCCGTACGGCCTGGCTTTCGACACCATCGGCAATCCCGACATCCAGCCGGAGAAATCCAAGAGCTGGACCTTCGGCGTTCTGTGGCAGCCGACCGAGCAGTTCAGCGCGTCGGTGGACTACTACGACATCAAGAAGACCGGCGTGATCGGCCAGTTCGACCCGCAGGCGGTGCTGGATGCCTATTTCGCAGGACAGCCATTGCCCCCGGGCTCGGCGATCATCCCCGACGTGCCCGACCCGGAGCATCCGACGCTGCTGCCCAAGCCGGTGGTGGTGCAGGCGCCCTACGTCAACCAGAACGCGTTGCAGACCAAGGGCGTGGACCTGGACCTGGTGGGCAACTTCGACTTCGGCGGCAACCTCAAGCTGCGCAGCGAATTCAGCGCCACGCGCATCTTCGAATGGAACCTCACCCTGCAGGATGGCACGGTGCAGCGCTTTGTCGGCACCCACGGCGTCTATGCGGTGTCCTCCGGTGCCGGTACGCCGCGTGACCGCGCGACCTGGTCGAACAGCTTCATGTTCGGCCCGGCCACCCTTACCGGCACGCTGTACTACACCAGCGGCATCAGCATGGAGTCGCCGGATGCGGGCGAGGGCTGCATCTCGACCGATGACAACGGCGACCCGTTCCCGCCGAGTTGCCACGTCGGCGCATGGACGCAGTTCGACCTCACCGGCAACTACGACTTCAACGACCATTTCTCGGTCTATGCGTCGGTCCTCAACGCGTTCGATCGCCGCGCGCCGTTCGATCCGGCCAACTACGCGGGCATCAACTACAACCCGACGTGGTCGCAGATGGGCATGGTCGGGCGGTTCTACACGGTGGGCGTGAAGTACAAGATGTGA
- a CDS encoding TonB-dependent receptor family protein, whose translation MGKRGKWIALAAASCPWALVAQTVTELPPVPVQAMRLDIPPFDLPAALSRAPVAISASGKPGVNLSEALVGVPGVLARDRQNYAQDEQLSIRGFGARATFGVRGVRLYVDGIPATMPDGQGQLSHVALAAADRVEVLRGPFSALYGNSSGGVVQVWSAGGGPVPVRALEAWTGADASLRVDAQARGVTGPLDYNVALGHFRTDGYRAHSRAQRTSGNARLGFDLGAGRTLTLVLNTLAQPQAQDPLGLTRAQWHADPRQAVDAAFAFDTRKRVQQQQLGAIWNVEGARDDVRLMGYAGRRAVTQVLSIPPFAQQSPLSAGGVVDLDGGYGGADARWTHRGQALGRPLEWVLGTSWDVQDQHRRGYENFIGDTLGVVGALRRDEHDRVHDFDQYGQLYWHVAEHWSLLLGARHSEVAFHVRDRYVTAANPDDSGQVRYRAITPVAGVVYRPGAQVRLYASYGEGFETPTFNELGYRRDGGAGLALDLSPARSRNEELGLKWQPHDGVGVELALFRADSRDELAVASNHDGRSTYRNVGRSRRQGAELAVDGDLGAGWRLQLGMTWLDARFRSGFLACSGTPCIVPDLPVPPGTRIPGVPRRYGSLRLERGGELGWRGGIELDGAGAVPVDDRNSAMAPGFLRTGLDLGYGMALGRTRLHVSARVDNLFDRRIVGSVIVNEGNGRYYEPAPGRSMSLGLRLEL comes from the coding sequence ATGGGCAAACGTGGGAAGTGGATCGCGCTCGCAGCAGCCAGTTGCCCATGGGCATTGGTGGCGCAGACCGTGACCGAACTGCCGCCGGTCCCGGTGCAGGCGATGCGGCTGGACATCCCGCCGTTCGATCTGCCCGCCGCCTTGTCCCGCGCGCCAGTGGCCATCAGCGCCAGCGGCAAGCCGGGTGTAAATCTCTCCGAAGCGCTGGTCGGGGTGCCCGGCGTGCTGGCGCGCGACCGGCAGAACTACGCGCAGGACGAACAACTCTCCATCCGCGGCTTCGGGGCGCGCGCCACCTTCGGCGTGCGCGGCGTGCGGCTGTACGTCGACGGCATTCCCGCCACGATGCCGGACGGGCAGGGCCAGCTCTCGCACGTCGCGCTGGCCGCGGCCGATCGCGTGGAGGTGCTGCGCGGGCCGTTCTCGGCGCTGTATGGCAACTCCTCCGGCGGCGTGGTGCAGGTATGGAGCGCCGGGGGCGGGCCGGTGCCGGTGCGCGCGCTGGAAGCCTGGACCGGTGCCGACGCCAGCCTGCGCGTGGACGCCCAGGCGCGCGGCGTTACCGGCCCGCTCGACTACAACGTGGCGCTGGGCCACTTCCGTACCGACGGCTACCGCGCGCACAGCCGCGCGCAACGCACCTCCGGCAACGCGCGGCTGGGGTTCGACCTGGGCGCCGGTCGCACGTTGACCCTGGTGCTCAACACGCTGGCGCAACCACAGGCGCAGGATCCGCTGGGCCTCACCCGCGCGCAGTGGCACGCCGATCCGCGCCAGGCGGTGGACGCGGCATTCGCGTTCGACACGCGCAAGCGCGTGCAACAGCAACAACTGGGTGCGATCTGGAACGTCGAAGGCGCGCGCGATGACGTGCGCCTGATGGGCTACGCGGGGCGGCGGGCCGTGACCCAGGTGCTGTCGATCCCGCCTTTCGCGCAGCAAAGCCCCCTCAGCGCAGGTGGCGTGGTCGACCTGGACGGCGGCTACGGCGGCGCCGACGCGCGCTGGACCCACCGCGGCCAGGCGTTGGGTCGCCCGCTCGAATGGGTGCTGGGTACGAGCTGGGACGTGCAGGACCAGCACCGGCGCGGCTACGAGAACTTCATCGGCGACACCCTCGGCGTGGTGGGCGCGCTGCGCCGCGACGAGCACGACCGCGTGCACGACTTCGACCAGTACGGGCAGCTGTACTGGCATGTCGCCGAGCACTGGTCGCTGCTGCTCGGCGCGCGCCATAGCGAGGTGGCCTTCCATGTGCGCGACCGCTACGTGACCGCCGCCAATCCGGACGACAGCGGCCAGGTGCGCTATCGCGCCATCACGCCGGTGGCGGGCGTCGTCTACCGGCCCGGCGCGCAGGTGCGGCTGTACGCCAGTTACGGCGAAGGCTTCGAGACGCCCACCTTCAACGAACTGGGTTACCGGCGCGACGGCGGCGCGGGACTGGCGCTCGACCTGTCGCCAGCGCGCAGCCGCAACGAGGAACTGGGGCTGAAGTGGCAGCCGCATGATGGCGTGGGCGTCGAGCTTGCGCTGTTCCGCGCGGACAGCCGCGACGAACTGGCGGTGGCCAGCAACCACGACGGCCGCTCGACCTACCGCAACGTGGGCCGCAGCCGCAGGCAGGGCGCGGAGCTGGCGGTCGATGGCGACCTCGGCGCTGGCTGGCGGCTGCAGCTGGGCATGACCTGGCTCGACGCGCGTTTCCGCAGCGGCTTCCTCGCCTGTTCCGGCACGCCCTGCATCGTTCCCGACCTGCCGGTGCCGCCCGGTACGCGCATTCCCGGCGTGCCGCGGCGCTACGGCTCGCTGCGCCTGGAACGCGGCGGCGAGCTCGGCTGGCGTGGTGGCATCGAACTCGACGGCGCGGGCGCGGTGCCGGTGGACGATCGCAACAGCGCCATGGCGCCGGGCTTCCTGCGCACGGGCCTCGACCTCGGCTACGGGATGGCGCTGGGACGCACGCGGCTGCACGTGAGCGCGCGGGTGGACAACTTGTTTGACCGGCGCATCGTCGGCTCAGTCATCGTCAACGAAGGCAATGGCCGCTATTACGAGCCGGCGCCGGGTCGCAGCATGTCGCTTGGACTGCGCCTGGAGCTGTGA
- a CDS encoding DUF938 domain-containing protein, translating into MDKPFAPACERNREPILDVLREVLAPCTRVLEIGSGTGQHAMHFAAAMPWLSWQCSDRAGNLPGIRAWLDEAALPNTPAPIELDVAGGWPCARYDAVFSANTLHIMGWAEVVRFFAHLPGITTDDAVLAIYGPFNQDGRYTSDSNAAFDRSLKLRDPRMGLRDAAAVDALARAAGFALVEDHAMPANNRCRVWRRRGDATHDAATGG; encoded by the coding sequence GTGGACAAGCCGTTCGCACCTGCCTGCGAACGCAACCGCGAACCGATCCTGGACGTCCTGCGCGAGGTCTTGGCGCCATGCACGCGCGTGCTGGAGATCGGCAGCGGTACCGGCCAGCACGCGATGCACTTTGCCGCGGCCATGCCATGGCTGAGCTGGCAGTGTTCCGACCGCGCGGGCAACCTGCCGGGCATTCGCGCCTGGCTGGACGAGGCCGCGTTGCCGAACACGCCTGCACCGATCGAACTGGACGTGGCGGGCGGCTGGCCCTGTGCACGCTACGACGCGGTGTTCAGCGCCAATACGTTGCATATCATGGGCTGGGCCGAGGTCGTGCGTTTCTTCGCACACCTGCCAGGCATCACCACCGACGACGCCGTGCTCGCCATCTACGGTCCGTTCAACCAGGACGGGCGCTACACCAGCGACAGCAATGCCGCCTTCGACCGTTCGCTCAAGCTGCGCGACCCGCGCATGGGCCTGCGCGACGCCGCCGCGGTCGACGCCCTGGCGCGGGCGGCGGGCTTCGCGTTGGTGGAAGACCACGCGATGCCCGCCAACAACCGTTGTCGTGTGTGGCGCCGGCGCGGCGACGCCACGCACGATGCGGCGACGGGCGGTTGA
- a CDS encoding HutD/Ves family protein → MPILRLHDCPARPWKNGLGRTRELAVEPPAAGMDDFLWRVSVAEVDSAAPFSAFPGVDRTIVLLEGAGFAMALDDGRTHALTEPFAPFGFPGEAQVTVTLAGGATRDFNLMVRRGYARGRVAVWRPSDDVRLQAETVLLYCARGRLELDDDVLQPGDAWLRSATLPARLQLAPGGVVLAVNVSPVG, encoded by the coding sequence ATGCCCATTCTCCGCCTGCACGACTGCCCCGCGCGCCCCTGGAAGAACGGCCTGGGCCGCACGCGCGAACTCGCCGTGGAACCGCCCGCCGCCGGCATGGACGACTTCCTCTGGCGGGTGAGCGTGGCCGAGGTCGACAGCGCGGCGCCGTTCTCCGCGTTTCCCGGTGTCGACCGCACCATCGTGCTGCTGGAGGGCGCGGGCTTTGCCATGGCGCTGGACGATGGACGCACGCATGCGCTGACCGAACCGTTCGCACCCTTCGGTTTTCCCGGGGAGGCGCAGGTGACGGTGACGCTGGCCGGCGGCGCCACCCGCGACTTCAACCTGATGGTGCGCCGGGGCTACGCGCGCGGTCGCGTCGCGGTATGGCGCCCGTCCGATGACGTCCGACTGCAGGCGGAGACGGTGCTGCTTTACTGCGCGCGCGGGCGGCTCGAACTGGACGACGACGTCCTGCAGCCAGGCGATGCCTGGTTGCGGTCGGCCACGCTCCCGGCACGTTTGCAGTTGGCCCCCGGCGGCGTGGTGCTGGCGGTGAACGTGTCGCCCGTCGGGTGA
- the ligB gene encoding NAD-dependent DNA ligase LigB, whose translation MRQGWRWWALAACLLVRPCAAACPDWHAPRAARELHALHDQLDHWNHAYRTAGHSPVDDTIYDQALARYEDWRACFPDQAPPALAHLADATGPVRAPIAQTGLAKLPDAAAVQAWMRERGNRDLWVQPKADGVAVTLLYVDGRLRQAVSRGDGLHGSDWTADVRRIAAVPKRLPHAPPRVLLQGELVWRLPGHRQAADGGVRARADVAGALARDPLDANAAAHIGLFVWDWPSGPADMRARLAGLEAMGFGASAALTQPVASLAQVRRWRERWYRQALPFATDGTVLRQGHRPRGTEWQPTPPDWAVAWKYPPAKALATVRAVDFRRGRRGRVAVVLELEPVVLDDRTVRRVSVGSLARWRMLDARPGDQVALSLAGLTIPRFDGVVWRTRERAAVAVPSETTRDGLDCWHPDAGCERQFLARLVWLGGRQGLRIDGMGETTWQALVDARLVRGLLDWLSLTPAQLATVPGIGTARAAHLAQAFERTHAAGFDSWLRALGMPPAGNAVSSDWPALAARDTATWENVPGVGPGRAARLRAFFHHPEVERLAARLHAVGIAGF comes from the coding sequence ATGCGACAAGGATGGCGCTGGTGGGCGTTGGCCGCCTGCCTGCTGGTCAGGCCGTGCGCGGCCGCCTGTCCGGACTGGCATGCGCCGCGCGCCGCGCGCGAGCTGCATGCCTTGCACGACCAGCTCGACCACTGGAACCACGCCTATCGCACGGCCGGCCATTCGCCTGTCGACGATACGATCTACGACCAGGCGCTCGCCCGCTACGAAGACTGGCGCGCCTGCTTTCCCGACCAGGCGCCGCCCGCGCTGGCCCACCTGGCCGATGCGACCGGGCCGGTGCGCGCACCCATCGCACAGACCGGCCTGGCCAAGCTCCCCGACGCCGCCGCCGTGCAGGCGTGGATGCGCGAGCGCGGCAACCGCGACCTGTGGGTGCAACCGAAGGCCGACGGCGTGGCCGTCACGCTGCTGTACGTCGATGGTCGACTGCGCCAGGCGGTCAGCCGTGGCGACGGTCTGCACGGATCGGACTGGACTGCCGACGTCCGACGGATCGCGGCCGTCCCGAAGCGCCTTCCGCACGCGCCGCCACGCGTGCTGCTCCAGGGCGAACTGGTCTGGCGCCTGCCTGGACACCGGCAGGCCGCGGACGGCGGTGTGCGCGCGCGTGCGGACGTGGCCGGTGCGCTGGCACGCGATCCTCTGGACGCCAACGCCGCTGCGCACATCGGCCTGTTCGTGTGGGACTGGCCAAGCGGACCGGCCGACATGCGCGCGCGCCTGGCCGGACTGGAAGCGATGGGTTTCGGCGCCAGCGCGGCACTGACACAGCCGGTAGCCAGCCTCGCGCAGGTCCGTCGCTGGCGCGAGCGTTGGTACCGCCAGGCGCTGCCCTTTGCCACCGACGGTACCGTGCTGCGCCAGGGCCACCGGCCGCGAGGCACGGAGTGGCAGCCTACGCCGCCGGACTGGGCGGTCGCCTGGAAATACCCGCCCGCCAAGGCATTGGCAACGGTGCGCGCGGTGGATTTCCGCCGTGGCCGGCGCGGCCGCGTCGCCGTGGTGCTGGAACTGGAGCCGGTGGTGCTGGACGACCGTACGGTGCGACGCGTGAGCGTCGGATCGCTGGCCCGCTGGCGCATGCTCGACGCCCGACCGGGCGACCAGGTCGCGCTCTCGCTGGCCGGATTGACCATTCCCCGCTTCGACGGCGTCGTGTGGCGTACCCGCGAGCGCGCCGCCGTCGCCGTGCCCTCGGAAACCACGCGCGACGGACTGGATTGCTGGCACCCGGACGCCGGTTGCGAACGCCAGTTCCTGGCCCGGCTGGTATGGCTCGGCGGGCGGCAAGGGCTACGCATCGACGGCATGGGCGAGACGACCTGGCAGGCGCTGGTCGACGCGCGACTCGTGCGCGGCCTGCTTGACTGGCTATCGCTCACGCCCGCGCAGCTGGCTACCGTACCGGGCATCGGCACCGCGCGTGCCGCGCATCTGGCGCAGGCGTTCGAGCGCACCCACGCGGCCGGCTTCGACTCGTGGTTGCGCGCGCTGGGGATGCCGCCGGCGGGCAACGCCGTGTCGAGCGATTGGCCGGCGCTGGCCGCGCGGGATACCGCGACATGGGAGAACGTGCCGGGCGTGGGTCCGGGTCGAGCCGCGCGGTTGCGGGCGTTCTTCCATCATCCGGAGGTGGAGCGGCTCGCCGCGCGGCTTCATGCGGTGGGCATCGCGGGGTTTTGA